One Gossypium hirsutum isolate 1008001.06 chromosome A08, Gossypium_hirsutum_v2.1, whole genome shotgun sequence genomic window, CTTAgctaatataattaataataacgaAACCTAAAACCTCAAGTCCTTGAGTTCCAAGTTTCACTCGAGGAATCTGAACTCTCTGCTGTTCATCAACCATcgtttgtttcctttttcttctcaaTGGAGGCCTTTCTGATTATATAGCAACTCAAAAAATATCGTAAAAAAGAAGGAACTATAAAATAATTCTGAATATGTCACCCCATAGGTAATTGATTTTGACTACTTTGTTGCAGACATTCAAAATTAAGCTAATGGAAGAACTATTAAATAAGATATTGAAAAAAGAGGCAAAAAATTGGTCAAAAGAGCTAAATAATCACGACATGTGTTATCAGATAAACATTCAAAGAATTATTAAatcatttcttttttaatttacaCCCTATCTCATAGGACCAAAACCAGTTTCTACAGCACACGTTAATATCTTGAGTTTATAGCACTGTAGGGCCACAGAGCCTATGAACCAAAGCAGGATTCACAAGGAACAGAGTGAAGCATTTGTTGCCTATGATGAGTAAGTGGTCACATTGCCTACGCAATAGTAGATAAAATGAACCTACTACAGCCCCAAAACACAGTACTAATGGAAATGGAAAAGCAGGTCTACCAACAAATCTTAGGCATGATGCTAACAGATTCATTTTGAAAATGCCCTGTTATGTTATATGCTATTGGGTTCATATGGCTACTTTTAAGTTCAATGTTTCATCGCTTCTATTTCAGTTATACAATGTTTGACGACTAATGAAAACAGAAAGACAAGCACTACCAAATAATCTTAGGCATGATGCTAATGGACTCACTCTGAAAATGTTATGTTATATGCTATTTGGTTCATATGGCTGCCTTCTGAGTTCAACGTTTCATTACTTCTGTTTCAGTTCTAGAATGTCAATGACTAATGGAAAAGCAGGCCAAACAAAGAAATCTCAAGCATGATGCTAACAGATTCACTTTAAAATGTATTGTTATATGCTATACGGTTCATGTAGCTGCTTTCAAGTTCACTCTTTCATTTCTTCTATTTCAGTTCTACAATGCTCAATGGCTAATGGAAAGGCAGGCACTACCAATAAATCTCAGGCTTGATGCTAACAGATTCACTTTGAAAATGTCTTGTTATAATGCTAATGGCTTCATATGGATGCTTTCAAGTTCAATGCTTCATTGCTTCTATTTCAGCTCTACAATGTTCGATGACTAATGGAAACCAAAAAGGCAGGCACTACAAAATAATCTTAGGCACGATGTTAAGGATTTAATCTGAACATGTCGTTTATAAGCTAATTGGTTCACATGGCTGGTTTCAAGTTCAATGTTTCTTTACTTCTATTCCAGCTCTACAATGTTCAATGACTAATGGAAAGGCAGACAATACCAAGAAAGCTAAGGCATGATGCTCAAGCGAAAATGTCTTGCTATATGCTGATGAGTTAAGATGGCTGCTTTCAAGTTCAATGCTTCATTCCTTACACTTCGATGCTCGATGACAAAGGAAACAGGAAACACAAGTATAACCAGCAAATCTTTCATGATTAGGTGTGCTCGGGTGCAGCCAGAAGGAGCAAAACCCCTTAACAGCTGCACCAGGCAAGGCTATTTCAAAGATGCGAAAATTCCAAAAAACAAAGCAGGCCATTACAAAAACCATGCAAGCATTGGACGGTTCAGGACATTTCCAAATCCCAATTATTCCACAATTTACAATTAGTCTAATACACgatcaaaatcaatattttagCAACAAATTATCCCACAAATGATCTAAAGAACAACTTAAATAAACCCATAAATCAATCCAACCAAActtcaaaaataaccaaaagaaCAGGGAAACTAGATAGACCATTGCAAGTATAGAAGCACAACATAATCATTGACCAATTCGTcaattttatttccaaaatcctCAATTATTCCACAATGTTCAGTTACTCTACAGTACACAGCAGCAAAATCCGAAACATTTGCATTAATCCCCGCCCCCAAAACCCAGAATCAAAATCCCCTCAAATATGAAATAACAACAATGCAACTTCCACCTCACCTTTGCCTTCTTCAATCACTTAGTCATAACTTCCACACCTGTCTTCCCAGCAATAATAACAGAGGTAGCCATCCCTAAAAACAACCCATGTTCCACTACACCTTCCATGGCAGAAATCTCTTTCCCAGCTGCAAACCCATCTTTTATTGGATTCTTGAAATACAAATCCACAATGTAGTTCATATTATCAGTCACGTAAGGCTTTTCACTACCATCCCCTGCTAATCTCAACTTTGCTTCACAACCCAACTCTTTGAACAATCCTTCAAGTCTAACCAAGTTATATTTCCAACAAAACTGCACAACTTCAACAGGCATGGCTAAACCACTCCCTCCAAGCCCTGAAACAAGCTTGCTATCATCAGCCACTACAATGAAAGAAGATGAAGCTGCTTCAACCATTTTCTCTCGCAAAAGTGCACCCCCACGGCCTTTAACTAAGTCGAGGTTAGGGTCAACTTCATCAGCACCATCAATGGCGAGATCAATATGGGGATGCAAGTCAAGGGTGGATAAAGGGATATTAAGTGATGCAGCTTGCTCTTGGGTTCTTTTTGAGGTTGGGATTCCGACGATGTTAGAAAGTTGACCGGTGGAAAGGAGTTGACCCAGTTTGTCAACCACAAAGGCAGCTGTTGAGCCTGTTCCTAGGCCTAGGACCATACCTGACTTGACAGACTCAACCGCTTTGTCAGCTGCAAGCTTTTTGAGCTCATCTTGGGAAAGGACTGGGGCAGATTGGGACCTGATGGAGAATGATTTCTGGGTTCGAGCCCGGTGGTTAAGAGGAGTGGCGCGTGGGGTAAAACGGGTGGCGGAGGAGAGGTGGAGGAAGGATAAGGAGGCCATTGGCTTTTGTTTAATAGGAGGAAAAGAGTGACTTCGGGGGCTTGTTTTGGCCTTTTCTTCATTCTGATTTTATCTATGCTGTTCGTGCTGTTTGTGTTAGGTGAACTTTGGGCTAAAGGTAGAAGGTTAGGAAAAGgactattaaaaaaagaaaaaagaaaaaaagatagatatcaaaattatacctcaaatttgattttatgtacaatttaatacataaaattttattttgtgcaattatacccataaaactttaaatttggttcaaatatttacataaaattttgattttgatttatttgtgGACATTTAAAGAAGTAAATACTTTTATGTTGCTTAACtgtaattatttgtgtatgcaacATGTAAACTTAAAAGGGTATTATATCAATAATGGTACTATtagtttataaaaattgaatttaatcaaaatgtcaaatataaatttaataaaatttaaatttatgtatgacattgtaaattaaactaaaattgatttataattttaagatttatcctttttaaataaaaagattttaaaggTGTCATTGTAAATTATtgggatttgatttttttaaagaaataacaaATTTATTAAGTAATTGTAAAGTTGGAGCAATTTAAGCTTTCATGTAGgtcgaatttaaatattttaaaacttggtttcgagtaattaaaaattttacttttctttgttatttttaataaatatcgaAAATTTAATTCGAATTTAACCTCAATCTTAAGTataaatcattcaaattaaaGCTAAAAACAGaagtcaaatttattttttattacctgATTAAA contains:
- the LOC107894773 gene encoding probable ribose-5-phosphate isomerase 3, chloroplastic is translated as MASLSFLHLSSATRFTPRATPLNHRARTQKSFSIRSQSAPVLSQDELKKLAADKAVESVKSGMVLGLGTGSTAAFVVDKLGQLLSTGQLSNIVGIPTSKRTQEQAASLNIPLSTLDLHPHIDLAIDGADEVDPNLDLVKGRGGALLREKMVEAASSSFIVVADDSKLVSGLGGSGLAMPVEVVQFCWKYNLVRLEGLFKELGCEAKLRLAGDGSEKPYVTDNMNYIVDLYFKNPIKDGFAAGKEISAMEGVVEHGLFLGMATSVIIAGKTGVEVMTK